The following are encoded in a window of Desulfuromonadales bacterium genomic DNA:
- the hprK gene encoding HPr(Ser) kinase/phosphatase, which translates to MGGLSIQELLSEKEAGLDLELLAGEAGLAHLVQVPRIQKPGLALAGYTTNLHPDRIQVLGSTELTYLESLPAEKAEVNLRRLCALDISCFIITKGQSPPAFLIRETEQQGIPLLRTHHQSSTFISLITNFLEERLLPSTTVHGVLVDVLGVGVLLLGKSGVGKSECALDLVLRGHRLVADDIVKVRMKLPAVLFGEGMDLLHYHMEIRGLGIINIKHLFGVAAIRERKKIDLAVELVEWEEGKEYDRLGLEEQQYSSLGLTIPLLRIPVRPGRNITSIVEVAARNQLLKEMGYHSALEFQDRLEERMAETARLHAHTIIGDNLE; encoded by the coding sequence ATGGGCGGATTGAGTATCCAGGAACTGTTGAGCGAAAAGGAGGCGGGTCTCGACCTCGAACTGCTCGCAGGCGAAGCCGGACTGGCGCACCTGGTGCAGGTGCCGCGCATTCAGAAGCCTGGCCTGGCCCTGGCGGGCTATACGACCAATCTGCATCCGGATCGCATTCAGGTGCTCGGTTCGACCGAACTGACCTACCTCGAGTCACTGCCGGCCGAGAAAGCCGAGGTCAACCTGCGCCGGCTCTGCGCCCTGGACATCTCCTGTTTCATCATCACCAAGGGGCAGTCGCCTCCGGCGTTCCTGATCCGCGAGACGGAACAGCAGGGCATTCCGCTGCTGCGCACCCATCACCAGAGTTCCACTTTCATTTCCCTCATCACCAACTTTCTCGAGGAGCGTCTGCTTCCTTCCACCACCGTGCACGGCGTGCTGGTCGACGTGCTGGGCGTCGGGGTTCTGCTGCTTGGCAAGAGCGGGGTCGGCAAGAGCGAGTGCGCTCTTGACCTGGTTCTGCGCGGCCATCGGCTGGTGGCCGACGACATCGTCAAGGTACGCATGAAGCTGCCGGCCGTACTCTTCGGCGAAGGGATGGACCTGCTCCATTACCATATGGAAATCCGCGGTCTGGGAATCATCAATATCAAGCATCTCTTCGGGGTGGCGGCCATCCGCGAGCGCAAAAAAATCGATCTGGCCGTCGAACTGGTGGAGTGGGAGGAAGGAAAGGAATACGACCGGCTGGGGCTGGAGGAGCAGCAATATTCGTCGCTCGGCCTGACCATCCCGCTGCTGCGGATTCCGGTTCGCCCGGGGCGGAACATTACCTCCATCGTCGAGGTGGCGGCCCGCAACCAGCTGCTGAAGGAGATGGGTTACCACAGCGCCCTAGAATTTCAGGACCGGTTGGAGGAGCGGATGGCGGAGACTGCCCGGCTGCATGCTCATACCATTATCGGGGACAACCTCGAATGA
- a CDS encoding PTS sugar transporter subunit IIA, whose translation MKIVDLLHPAAIAADIEATGKNEALAELTDVMMKVANGLDRDEVIRVLQERERLGSTGIGEGVAIPHGKLKDIKKLLISFGRSRQGVDFDSMDGKPAHLFFLLIAPEESVGIHLKTLARISKLLKNPVVRRRLLDAAGSEEIFRIISEEEEKL comes from the coding sequence ATGAAGATTGTCGATCTTTTGCATCCCGCTGCCATCGCGGCGGATATCGAGGCAACCGGGAAAAACGAGGCGTTGGCAGAACTCACCGATGTCATGATGAAGGTGGCAAACGGTCTTGATCGCGACGAAGTCATCCGGGTTCTGCAGGAGCGGGAGCGGCTCGGCAGCACCGGCATCGGTGAGGGAGTAGCCATTCCGCATGGCAAGCTCAAGGATATCAAGAAGCTCTTGATCTCTTTTGGCCGCAGCCGGCAAGGGGTCGATTTCGATTCCATGGACGGCAAACCTGCCCATCTTTTCTTTCTCCTGATTGCTCCCGAGGAGTCGGTAGGCATACATCTGAAGACCCTGGCCCGCATCTCCAAGCTGCTCAAGAATCCTGTGGTTCGGCGCCGGCTGCTGGACGCTGCCGGAAGCGAGGAAATCTTTCGGATCATCTCCGAAGAGGAAGAAAAACTCTAG
- the raiA gene encoding ribosome-associated translation inhibitor RaiA, translating to MQIAVTFRHMDASEPVRAYVEEKLSRVKKYIEEPIDAQVALSVEKKIRHKAEVTIVAKGITIKGSEETNDMYAAIDAVVDKIERQLKRYKEKIKQHKPASGRERQVEKRVVTAESIDEGGGEPVIIRSRSFPVKPMSVEEAVMQMDLLHKEFLVYTDSATEDINVVYRRKDGNYGLIVPQSK from the coding sequence ATGCAAATTGCCGTCACATTCAGACATATGGATGCCAGCGAGCCGGTGCGCGCTTACGTTGAGGAAAAACTTTCCCGCGTCAAGAAATACATCGAGGAGCCAATCGATGCCCAGGTCGCCCTTTCCGTCGAGAAAAAGATTCGGCACAAGGCCGAGGTGACCATCGTTGCCAAAGGAATCACCATCAAGGGGTCGGAGGAGACCAACGACATGTATGCCGCCATCGACGCGGTGGTGGACAAGATCGAGAGGCAACTCAAGCGCTACAAGGAAAAAATCAAGCAGCACAAACCTGCCAGCGGTCGTGAGCGCCAGGTCGAAAAACGAGTGGTGACCGCTGAAAGTATCGATGAGGGCGGCGGCGAGCCGGTCATCATCCGCAGCCGCAGCTTTCCGGTCAAGCCGATGTCCGTAGAAGAGGCGGTCATGCAGATGGATCTGCTGCACAAGGAATTTCTGGTCTACACCGACTCTGCCACCGAAGACATCAACGTGGTGTACCGGCGCAAGGACGGCAACTACGGCCTTATCGTTCCGCAGAGCAAGTAA
- the rpoN gene encoding RNA polymerase factor sigma-54, with translation MALEIRQQLKLSQQLVMTPQLQQAIKLLQLSRMELVDLVQQELEENPILEEGTEILEEKEAREEAAELQEVISSGEEIKEVSGESDGLNDIDWQTYLEGYNLGGSAADCYEEDEDRPSYENLLTKTSTLSDHLMWQLNLSRLGDLERRVASEIIGNLDNDGYLKASSEEIAEAVGVTAADVEKVLAVVQELDPPGVACRSLQECLLRQVEQLGMRGSLVEKILADHIAELETRKYPVIAKALGVGLDEVLAAAKIISNLDPRPGSAYGQEDVHYIIPDIFVYKIGEEYVVVLNDEGLPNLRINAFYRSALAAGSNIDEKAGVYIQEKLRGAIWLIKSIHQRQRTIYKVTKSIIKFQREFFDRGIEYLKPLVLRDVAEDIEMHESTISRVTTNKYVQTPQGLFELKYFFNSSISTTGGDSIASESVKNRIRDIVSGENPKKPYSDQKLVEMLRQHGIDIARRTVTKYREMLGIGSSTERRRLF, from the coding sequence ATGGCCCTAGAGATCCGCCAACAACTGAAACTGAGCCAGCAGCTGGTGATGACGCCACAGCTCCAGCAGGCGATCAAGCTTCTGCAGCTCTCCCGGATGGAACTGGTCGACCTGGTGCAGCAGGAGCTTGAGGAAAATCCCATCCTCGAAGAAGGAACGGAGATCCTCGAGGAGAAGGAGGCGAGGGAGGAAGCGGCCGAACTTCAGGAGGTGATCTCTTCCGGCGAGGAAATCAAGGAAGTTTCCGGTGAGAGCGATGGCCTGAATGATATCGACTGGCAGACCTACCTGGAGGGTTACAACCTCGGAGGGTCGGCGGCGGATTGCTACGAGGAGGATGAGGATCGACCCTCTTACGAGAACCTGCTGACCAAAACGAGTACCCTGAGCGACCACCTCATGTGGCAGCTGAACCTCTCCCGCCTCGGCGATCTCGAACGGCGGGTGGCCTCCGAAATCATCGGCAATCTGGATAACGACGGCTATCTGAAAGCGTCATCCGAGGAGATTGCCGAGGCTGTCGGGGTCACTGCGGCCGACGTGGAAAAAGTGCTCGCGGTCGTCCAGGAGCTCGATCCACCGGGGGTGGCCTGCCGCTCCCTGCAGGAGTGTCTGCTCCGCCAGGTGGAGCAATTGGGAATGCGTGGTTCTCTGGTCGAGAAGATCCTGGCTGACCATATCGCCGAACTCGAGACACGCAAGTACCCGGTCATCGCCAAGGCGCTGGGAGTCGGTCTCGATGAGGTGCTGGCCGCCGCCAAGATCATCTCCAATCTCGATCCCCGGCCAGGCAGTGCCTATGGGCAGGAGGACGTGCACTATATCATCCCCGACATTTTCGTCTACAAGATCGGTGAGGAATACGTGGTCGTGCTCAATGACGAGGGGTTGCCGAATCTGCGCATCAACGCCTTCTATCGCAGTGCCCTCGCCGCGGGCAGCAACATTGACGAAAAGGCCGGGGTGTACATCCAGGAGAAGTTGCGCGGTGCGATCTGGCTGATCAAGAGCATCCATCAGCGGCAGCGGACCATCTACAAGGTCACCAAGAGCATCATCAAGTTTCAGCGGGAGTTTTTCGACCGGGGGATCGAGTATCTCAAGCCGCTGGTCTTGCGGGATGTGGCGGAAGATATCGAAATGCACGAATCGACCATCAGCCGGGTGACCACAAACAAGTATGTACAGACCCCGCAAGGGCTGTTTGAGCTGAAGTATTTCTTCAACAGCAGCATCAGTACCACGGGTGGCGATTCGATCGCCTCGGAGAGCGTCAAGAACCGGATCAGGGATATCGTCTCCGGTGAAAATCCCAAGAAACCCTATTCGGACCAGAAGCTCGTGGAGATGCTCAGGCAGCACGGCATCGACATCGCCCGCCGCACAGTCACCAAATACCGGGAGATGCTCGGCATCGGTTCCTCTACCGAACGCCGGCGGCTATTTTAA
- the lptB gene encoding LPS export ABC transporter ATP-binding protein produces MKRRLRAAGLCKTYRGRQVVKDVDLEVCSGEVIGLLGPNGAGKTTSFYMVVGLVRPDQGKIFLDEMELTDLPMYRRARAGISYLPQEASVFRKMTVEENLLAILETLALSASERRERKEQLLEDLRLTHVAKSYGYALSGGERRRVEIARALVIEPAFILLDEPFAGIDPIAVIDIQNIISQLKSRGIGVLISDHNVRETLGVCDQAYILNAGEILEFGEPALIAASPKARAIYLGEKFRL; encoded by the coding sequence GTGAAGCGTCGGCTGCGGGCGGCGGGGCTGTGCAAGACTTACCGCGGACGGCAGGTGGTCAAGGATGTCGATCTGGAAGTCTGCTCCGGCGAGGTCATCGGGCTGCTGGGGCCGAATGGGGCGGGCAAAACGACCTCCTTTTATATGGTGGTCGGTCTGGTGCGGCCCGACCAGGGGAAAATTTTTCTGGACGAAATGGAATTGACCGACCTGCCCATGTATCGGCGGGCGCGGGCAGGGATTTCCTATCTCCCTCAGGAAGCCTCGGTTTTCCGCAAGATGACCGTCGAGGAAAATCTCCTGGCCATCCTCGAGACGTTGGCTTTGAGCGCCAGTGAACGGCGTGAACGCAAGGAGCAGCTCCTCGAGGATCTCCGGCTGACCCATGTGGCCAAGTCCTATGGTTATGCCTTGTCGGGGGGGGAGCGGCGGCGCGTCGAAATCGCTCGCGCCCTGGTCATCGAGCCGGCCTTTATCCTGCTCGACGAACCGTTTGCCGGCATCGATCCCATCGCGGTGATCGATATCCAGAACATCATCTCCCAGCTCAAATCCAGGGGTATCGGCGTGCTGATATCAGACCACAACGTGCGTGAAACCCTGGGCGTCTGCGACCAGGCGTATATTCTCAACGCCGGGGAGATTCTCGAATTTGGCGAACCCGCCCTGATCGCCGCCAGTCCGAAAGCCCGGGCCATCTACCTGGGGGAAAAATTTCGGCTTTGA
- the lptA gene encoding lipopolysaccharide transport periplasmic protein LptA encodes MAAGKTPAGSYDSSQPINITSDRLEADDAARQVKFLGNVVARQGEVVIYSAVLTLIYSEGSKDIDRVEADRDVRIVQGDRVATAEKAVFYQADGRIVLTGNARVHQGADFVEGDVITVFLGEEKSVVQGREGSRVNAIFHPKEEKP; translated from the coding sequence TTGGCCGCCGGGAAAACGCCGGCCGGCAGCTACGACAGCAGCCAGCCGATCAATATCACCTCGGACCGGCTCGAGGCCGATGATGCGGCCCGCCAGGTGAAATTTCTCGGCAATGTGGTTGCCCGGCAGGGAGAAGTGGTGATCTACTCTGCCGTATTGACCCTTATCTACAGCGAGGGGAGCAAGGATATCGATCGGGTCGAAGCGGACCGCGATGTCCGCATCGTTCAGGGAGATCGGGTAGCGACGGCCGAGAAGGCTGTTTTTTACCAGGCCGACGGCCGGATTGTCCTGACCGGCAACGCCCGGGTCCACCAGGGAGCGGATTTTGTCGAAGGAGATGTCATCACGGTTTTTCTCGGCGAAGAGAAGAGTGTCGTCCAGGGACGAGAGGGCTCCCGGGTGAACGCCATTTTTCATCCAAAAGAGGAGAAACCGTGA
- the lptC gene encoding LPS export ABC transporter periplasmic protein LptC: MIRRLNIRNLLALVILVLAGALTVTVIRNFQGPSPDEALEALPRNIDLALKEIRYTETSDGFRRWMLVADSAAHSVGEGVTRIENIRMIFYDRSGAEDVILTARSGSFRSDSREVEVHGDVVVKSPRGFALYTEHITYGEADRVIRTAAPVRMISDRMELTGNGMRLSVVNHTLELLSAVRARVEGTVGNGKKG; the protein is encoded by the coding sequence ATGATTCGCAGACTGAATATCCGTAACCTCCTGGCGTTGGTCATTCTGGTGCTGGCCGGCGCCCTGACCGTCACCGTGATTCGCAACTTCCAGGGACCTTCGCCGGACGAGGCCCTCGAGGCGCTGCCGCGCAATATCGATCTCGCCCTGAAAGAGATACGCTATACGGAAACCAGCGACGGTTTCCGGCGCTGGATGCTGGTTGCCGATTCCGCGGCCCACAGCGTGGGCGAAGGAGTGACGCGTATCGAAAATATCCGCATGATTTTCTATGACCGCAGCGGCGCCGAGGATGTGATCCTGACCGCCCGCAGCGGCTCTTTCCGGTCCGACAGCCGGGAAGTGGAAGTCCATGGCGATGTTGTGGTGAAAAGCCCCCGCGGTTTTGCTCTTTACACCGAACATATCACCTATGGCGAGGCCGACCGGGTGATCCGGACCGCAGCTCCGGTACGGATGATTTCCGACCGGATGGAGTTGACGGGTAACGGAATGCGCTTGAGCGTCGTGAATCATACCCTTGAACTGCTCTCTGCTGTTCGCGCCCGGGTCGAAGGGACGGTTGGAAACGGGAAAAAAGGATGA
- a CDS encoding HAD-IIIA family hydrolase, which produces MRERLHRIRLLLLDVDGVLTDGRIIYDAQGVETKAFDVKDGHGLKLLQRAGVQVGIITGRQSEVVNIRARELGIDIVYQGAKDKLVPFEEILRNLHLAADEVAYMGDDLPDLPVLRRAGWAVAPADAVGEIKPFVHYVTRHPGGRGAVREVCDLLLQESGHWSEVTSRYFESQQN; this is translated from the coding sequence ATGCGGGAGCGCCTGCACCGTATTCGGCTGCTGCTTCTCGACGTCGACGGCGTCCTGACCGACGGCCGAATCATTTACGATGCCCAGGGCGTCGAGACCAAGGCCTTCGACGTCAAGGACGGGCACGGGCTCAAGCTGCTGCAACGCGCAGGCGTGCAGGTCGGCATTATCACCGGGCGGCAGTCCGAAGTGGTCAACATCAGAGCCCGCGAGCTCGGCATCGACATCGTCTACCAGGGCGCCAAAGACAAGCTGGTGCCATTCGAGGAGATACTGCGAAACCTCCATCTGGCGGCTGACGAGGTGGCCTATATGGGGGATGACCTGCCCGATCTGCCGGTTTTGCGGCGGGCGGGTTGGGCCGTGGCGCCAGCCGATGCCGTCGGCGAGATCAAGCCTTTCGTCCACTACGTGACCCGCCACCCCGGCGGGCGGGGGGCTGTTCGCGAGGTCTGTGACCTGCTGCTTCAGGAGAGCGGCCACTGGTCCGAGGTGACCTCGCGATATTTCGAAAGTCAGCAGAATTGA